The following DNA comes from Castanea sativa cultivar Marrone di Chiusa Pesio chromosome 10, ASM4071231v1.
tcaatttccacaaggtttgtggtccgaggacgacacttaaccaagtttctgtttgattcttaaggataaCAGCTGCAAGcatcagagctactcataactttgaaatattaactgacaaaagcacatttcattaataataataccttctaagattatttacattccacagACGTGGTACGATTcgttcgtctaggtcagctagcctatacgaccctacgcctgctactgaaacaatgcgataggggccttcccagttgggtcccagcttaccccaagctgggttcttagaagtgcctacaactttccttagtacaagatcaccaggcgcaagtggtcttagcttcacgtgggcatcatatcctcgttttagcttctgttgataataagccatttggaccatagctgcctcacgccgttcctcaagtaaatcaagatctttctctaggaGTCCCTTGTTAtactctgggctaaaagaactcgtctttagagtaggaaaaccagattccagtggtatcaccgcctcggctccataagtcatagagaatggcgtttctccagtggacctgcgcggtgtggtccgatacgtccacagaacatgagggagctcttctacccatctgccttttgcatcgtccaacctcttcttaagcccgttgactatgaccttgttaacggcctcggcttgcccatttccctgaggataagctggggtagagtatctatttatgatacccatatcactacaatattgcctaaaggccttgctgtcaaatcgaacgccattgtctgagacaagcgtatgtggtataccgaatctagtgacaatatttttccagataaatttcttggaatcaacatctcggatattaactaagggctcagcttcaacccacttagtgaagtagtctgtccctacgagtagccatcttttgtttcctgcagccctcggaaatggtcatactatgtccaatccccattgtgcgaaaggccaaggactggagagagggttgagaacccctccaggttgatgaatattaggggcgaacctctggcattgatcacattttttggcatagtcctgagcctctctctgcatattgggccaccaataaccctgagtcagggctctatgggctagggaccttcccccagtgtggttcccacaaattccttcatgcaattcctccaataATGCTTCTGTTGATTCGGGATGCAcgcacaacaagtacggtcctgaaaaggatcgtttatacagcttctggtcctcggacaaccagaaacgtggtgCCTTTCAACGTATCTTTTCTGCtacagatttgtcctcaggaagaatatcatttttaagaaaagctGTAActgggtcaatccaactaggcccaGGCCTTATCAAATGAATGCGAGGCGTGTTAGTAATGACaagagagggttctagtaaatcctcaacgaggataacccgaGGTAAACCTtaagccgaggacgttgccagcatagctaaggagtctgcatgggtgtttccgctccgagagatatgagttaacgcgaaggagtcaaattcagcttgctggcgcttgatctgggccaaatattcctgcatccttggatctctagcctccatggtccccatgacctggccgaccaccagttgagagtctgaGAAGACATGGATTTCCTTCCCACCCAttctatgcaccattttcatgcctaccaagaccgcttcgtattcggcctcattgttagtggccgagaatgccaatctcaaagactTTTCGAAAACAATGCCCTCGGGGGACGTCAGGACAAgaccaacaccagaccctctctgattggctgccccatccacatatacttcccAGATCGGAGATACCGCAGCTGTGATcataccaactgatttttcacccatgtgggcctcttttaaagtttcttccagcaatggctcggcaaattctgccaccaagtcagcgaggacctggcccttcaccgaggtgcgaggcttgtatttaacatcaaaagcccccaggatggtcccccactttgctatccttcctgagtagtcggcgctacgcagcactACCTTGAGGGGCAACTGGGTCAGAACAATcactgtgtgggactgaaaataatggggaagcttccgcgtggcatgaaccacggccaggagcgctttctctaagggttgataacgcacctcggcatcacctaaagacttactaacgtaatataccggtctCTGCACCCcattatcatctcttatcaggaccaggctaaccgcgtggacggccactgccagataagcaaacaaaatctcatgtgcctccggacgagacaaaatgggtggccgagaaagatattacttaagctgttggaaagctaaatcgcagtcctcggtccattgaaaccctttccacttattcaacagttggaagaaaggtcgacaccggtcagctgaccgagatatgaacctattcaaggcggcaatcattcccgttaacttttgaatttcttttggattCCGAGGAGGCTGTAAGTcttgaatagccttgacctgcaccgaatttacctctatgcctctatgagtaatcatgtatcccaagaattttccagaccccacgccaaaagagcactttgaggcttTGAGGCGCAACCtgtactttctcagtatctgaaaagtgtcggccaaatctttcacgtgtgagggtattattttgcttttcaccaccatatcatccacatatacttcaatggttttccccatttgttgttcgaacattctggtcatcatcctttgataggtagccccagcattctttaagccaaatggcatgaccttataatgataattccccgtcggtgtaatgaaggcagtcttctcctgatcctctaatgccaaaggaatctggtggtaaccctggaaggcgtccaaaaaactcatccgaggatgtccaacagtggcatccaccagttggtcaatacgtggcattgggaacgaatctttaggacaggccttgttcagatcagtaaagtccacgcatactctccatttgccgttcttctttttaacaacaacagtatgagccaaccattcggggtagaaaacttctttgatagcccccgcccttttgagtttaagaacctcttccttcacagcctcagaatgttctctggaagatcgCCAAGGTGGCTGTctcctcggaacaatagctgggttgacatttaagtgatgacaaatgaagcccggatccacgcctggagcttcataagggtcccacgcaaaaatatcaacattgtccttcaagaattctaacaattccatcttctcttggtgtggcaaaagtacacctaCTTGGAAGAATTTCTCTGGGTCATcagctactggaaacttctctaactcctcgcaatgtgtctcatctcctgtcaccattctagatgaatcaggagccgttaactgctataaacctttggtgattaaagccgaagacttggcttctgtctgatgtaataccgcagccgatatgcactacctggctaccgattggctgccgaggatttcctcaacacattcccccgaggggaatttgactttaacgtgcaaggtagaggaaacAGCCCCAAGCGCGTGCAACCagggcctggcaaggatggctgtatatggagagtacgcgtcaatcacaatgaaatccacctcaaccgtttctgagccggattgaacgggcaaatggatctgtcccttcggcacaacggctctcccttcaaagcttataagcggcgagtcgtaaggagttagatcttccaactccaactttagccccttaaatagatcagggtacatgatatctgtaccgctgccctgatctattagcaccctcctcacatcatagttccctatcttgagggtgaccacaagagcatcgtcatggggctggatagtccctaccttatcctcctcggagaaacctaagatgggcaaagtgcccttcaacctcttcggcctgctacccacatcctcggcctgaggatgggaaaccgccatcaccctagtgggacctgagccagttctgccaggtgcagcgaagataacattaattgtccccaatgctggccgagatgaattgttcctctgattgtttaagccaacttgactgacctgcccagtgggctgacacaagtgctgctttaactttccctcactgacgagctgctccagatggttccacagggtccgacagttctcagtagtgtggcccacatcctgatgatactgacaaaagaggttttgatttcttttcgcagggtcccctgacatcttaccaggccatttaaagaagggctccttacgaactttctccagcaactgatgtactggttctcggaataccgtgctcacggcctgaggtgctgccgagccggactgcccgacataatctctcctcggcttgttattatggtacctgtccgacctgaaatcccttctctcatgcgggataaccttctccttaccctttccttgctgctggtcttcctccaccctcttgtactcgtcaatacgatccatgagacAACGTACGCTGCGAACaggttttttggtcaaagactttctcaagtcatgatcagtaggaagacccactttaaaggtattaagcgtcacctcatcaaaatcgccatctatttcattaaacatctcccagtaacggtcggagtatgctttcagcgtctccccttcccttatggtcatggataacagtgagtccaatggccgaggtactctgctacacgtaataaaccgcgaagcgaatgctctagtaagctccccaaatgaacctatagaccccgatttaaggccgttgaaccacctcatagcaacaggtcccaggctagaggggaaaactttacacatcagggtctcgttgtgagagtgcactgccatcctctggttgaagtgactcacgtgctccaccggatcagtccggccattatagatggtaaaagtaggctgggtaaacctcttgggaagccttcctttctcaatccttcgtgtaaacggagatttagagagttggtgcaacgccctactcatagcatcgttgcctaagcccctagaatgaagcttcttacgccggcgagttggctggtcgtcctcctcaccggaggacgttgcactggtgggagagcgcgaccttgagctgtagctgtttcccctatcctcctctgaggaaggattagatgaggacggtgaaaacctacgtttagcacggcgtaactttctcttcaaacgattaatttccttctgcatggatttagaaccttCCTCGTGGTTAGTGCTACCCCCCCCCATGAGTATgactagcccctgggtattctgtgtggacgcttccctcacgatcccttcgacgttcaagacgttcgaaatgatcttccggttgtgatccttgtgactctgcatggtgagagcctaagcctgccataatatccctacctcttctagactagatttcccacagacggtgccaattgtaagtgcacaattgcacctggccccaagaacagttatgggctcgggcccaatgagccttaaacaatatgaatttgtagagtgtgggcttgaaacccaggttagaagtgtttaaggattaaatgataagccaaagattgcaaacacttgaaaacaacaaggaatattataaatcaacctcctcggacgtaagccgagagatgttcttatattatctctttctctttctctcttctcttttttagattacaaaaaagtgaGTCCCCCTTTTcttgttctaggttgctccttaaatactcctctttttgatactttgtacacgtgttgccccaactcccccttagcctagatatttctttccccagtgcctttgaatagtaaccagaagtttcccttccactgttcaagtgtcacttccccattaatgcggccagggtggtaggtggcgggtctttaatgtggaggtggcagcctttatccttggtatttctctaacatcagTGCTTCTAgaacattcaagggttcaccccctttaaccaatagtcttgaccgtgtcattccctaacctttaccatgaagtcccaggttctccggtgtccatccgaagggaaattcaccctcggctgggtcctcgattcctcggcgtatgggccgacccgtagtactgacaagttctaaacccaagagcaggtcggctttccttagcatggcccaacggcccatattcccatcagggtctttttactccccacagataGTATTGAAcatatcaattttaacaatctCCTAATATTGGTGAAAAAAGAAAGCAGGGAGTCCATCAGGTCTAGGGGCTTTTTGAGGACCTAATTGAAAAACAGTGTTCTCAATCTCAAGATTAGTTATAGGTCTGTTAAGATCTAGGCTCTAATTATGAGAGATTTTAGGCATTTCTACTTTTCGGAGTTCATTTAGGATAAAACCAACATCAATCTAATCTGTATCTTCAAAAGAAGCCTTCAAATGATTAACCAATCTGTTTTCCACCTCCATAGGATCCTCCAAAAGAATTCcatcttcattttttatatgaACAATCCTGCTCCTGGCTCTTCTTTGTCTAACCACAGTTTGAAAGTATCTAATGTTTCTATCTCCAAACAAGACCCAATTGTTCCTTGCCTTTTGTGCCCACATTGTTTCTTCCCTATTCAAAGCCCTctcagtttctctctcaagaTTTTCTCTTTCCATACATCTTCTATAGAAGCAATTGAATCTTGAATCCCCTGTAGTTCAGccaatttctttttgatttCCAACTCCACCCTTCCAATAACAGATTTGTTCCAACCAATAGCTTCCCTTTTGACATTTGCTAATTTATTGTTCAATTGGGCTCCCCTAGAACCTTTAGTATGTAAATTCCATGCATGACGGATCATATCCTTACAAGAAGGGTGGTTGATCCACATTAATTCAAATCTAAAGGgttgttgtaaaaaatgttaGGAGGGTCCACATGATTAAATTCTtattttagtattattattaagaaaatttttcaaaactgaGGGGCCATGGCCACCTGCTCCACCAGTGCCCTTTgaaattcttcattttggataattttagctaattttattttagatgaCTATAGCTATAtatttgcaataaaatttaggaaaatgttatatttgtaatattttcacaataaattataagtgtcGGTTGTTATTAAGCAATAAATTCAAAgtgaaatgctaacgaatgtttttagaataatgattaaaaattcatttaaaaaaagtttttatgaaaaaaaaaaatgttttaacagctttttttattttccgtAAAAGTTGTGttaaaactttctaaaataaattgttaactaTTGTCCTAAATACATTCTTTAACCGTgacttaaatttaaattataactaATAACAACATTCTACcgctaaaaatattgtaaacggAAGCACTCttaggtggagtttggatagcgcGTCCAAGTTTCCTGCGTCCgcgttttgcttcttttttttttttttttttaacccagccgcaagTTTGGACTTTtcggccatgaacagtgcacaaatgcactgttcatgggtcctacaaattttacttttcagcaacttttttattaaaaatgggtcccacagcactattcacacatttaaaaattattttgctacagtgttttcagttttcagttttcagtttcaacaaaataagttctatccaaacggactcttataTCAAAATTTAAGTTTGTTAAAAGCGTGAGACAACTGACAAGATGAGCACACgggtgttttatttttttggttaagaatcGAAACAAAACGCGTAGCATGGGAATGGGaatttttcatccaaaaaaaaaaaaaaaaaaagaatgggaaTCATTAAACGTTACTTATGAGCGCATGGATAGCAACCCACGTGTCATTTTGTGCTTGAGGCGCGCAATTGCATGCCTCTTACGCGTTTGTTACGCGTTCGATCTTATCAACGCTCTAGCTAGTCTATGTTCTTCTCTTATAAATAACattcttattatattatcttcTTCAACAATtacaaaactctctctctctctctatattgTGATCGGACCAAACAACAATCGGTGAGAAcctctttttgtttatttttgtgtctatgtttgtgttttttgtctATGAAGAACATAAAAGTATCTtgcttttgtcattttcttaaTAACGCTTATTTGGGATTGAAAATTGTCTCCTTTTGCCTTGTTTAACATAAAATGAAAGcaaactcaaaattaaatgGATTTCACGACATGGGTATAGCCGGATTCGTTGAATTAATATATGGTCAACGATATCTATATACCAACATCACCCAAATTTTATTCATATgattttgaattaattaattagagcCAATTCCAGATCTGGGTAATTTGCTGCTCAATTCGATTTTTCATTCTTGATACTCAGTTTTCGTTATAACTTTCTTTGATCCCTCTGAGATGCTCAACTTGTTAGATTAATGTCTTCTTCTCATTTAATCGAAGCATCTTATCATGTTAGTAGTTATCCTAAGATAAATGTCAGACTAGCATAAACAATAAAACATCTAATAATATATTGTGGGTTGAGGTTCCAATTGGTTCAACGAATTGGTATGTCGGTGTGATGATATTGCCTAGAAGGATCATAGTTTgcatttttgtttgatttgtgtCTGTgtatgtctcttttttttttttttttttttttttttttgttgcaataagttCATTATTAATCTctcatttcatttttgtttctttcagaCATTTGCtagaagaagggaaaaaaaaaatcatggggGGTGGAAAAGATAAGCATGATGAATCTGACAAAGGGCTATTCTCACAGCTGGCTCATGCCGCACAGAGTGGTCATGGCGGCCATGGATATCCTCCAGGAGGTCAGTACCCTGGAGCATACCCTCCTGCACCTGGAGCATATCCTCCACAACAACATGGTTATCCACAACAACATGGTTATCCACAACAACATGGATACCCACCACAAGGATACCCACCACAGGGATACCCTCCACAAGGATACCCTCCACAAGGATACCCACAACAAGGCTACCCACAGCAAGGCTACCCTCCATCTGGCTATCCTGGCCCATCTGCTCCACATCAGTCAGGTATATATTACTTATGACACCCAACCCAAATTTTTCTCATATataatttcaatcaaattcTAGTGGCTTAGACTAAAGCTAGATTTAACTAATCTCAActattggggggggggggggggggggggt
Coding sequences within:
- the LOC142613337 gene encoding uncharacterized protein LOC142613337, translating into MDSNPRVILCLRRAIACLLRVCYAFDLINALASLCSSLINNILIILSSSTITKLSLSLYIVIGPNNNRHLLEEGKKKIMGGGKDKHDESDKGLFSQLAHAAQSGHGGHGYPPGGQYPGAYPPAPGAYPPQQHGYPQQHGYPQQHGYPPQGYPPQGYPPQGYPPQGYPQQGYPQQGYPPSGYPGPSAPHQSGHGGMGAMLAGGAAAAAAAYGAHSLTHGSHGSHGSHGYGSQGYGSLGGFSHGGMGHGKFKHGKHGKFKHGKHGKFKKWK